The following are from one region of the Pseudodesulfovibrio piezophilus C1TLV30 genome:
- a CDS encoding pyridoxal-phosphate-dependent aminotransferase family protein, protein MSAPKFASLKMFITGPTYIRQEIKEAALLPEFGHRDAENELRFGPIRRNLRLLAGSGEEYEPVLLLGSGSAAMEASIRSLVADDETLLNVSVGAFGDHYYNIAVSNGKKAENLQFEYGRPIDLDVLETRLKKLRPEVVSFTHNETSTGVVNDMKAVCALIRQYGALPLVDGVSIFGGADLDLANSGASMYSTATQKSLALSAGFGIGFISREAEEKAARVINKGHATDILKQLDKARLNQTLTTPNTTLVNQMYVQLEHIVLEEGIQNRFDRHLEMRSMVEQWVNALEGFDMFAPEGFRSPTVSAVVCPAGVTPVQLKMVVKEALRQSGYLMDPGYGKLNKALEEAGRRQVFRIGHMGDITPEMLDEYLNVLELELKKL, encoded by the coding sequence ATGAGTGCACCTAAATTCGCTTCGTTAAAAATGTTCATCACCGGTCCGACCTATATACGTCAGGAAATCAAAGAGGCGGCATTGCTGCCTGAGTTCGGTCATCGCGATGCTGAAAATGAGCTTCGTTTCGGTCCCATTCGCAGGAATCTTCGGCTTCTGGCTGGATCAGGCGAGGAGTATGAGCCGGTCCTGCTTCTGGGGTCCGGTTCTGCGGCAATGGAAGCTTCCATTCGTTCTCTAGTTGCCGATGATGAAACACTGCTCAATGTTTCCGTGGGCGCTTTCGGTGATCATTACTATAATATTGCGGTTTCCAATGGTAAAAAGGCCGAGAACCTTCAATTCGAATATGGTCGGCCCATTGATCTTGATGTTTTGGAGACAAGACTCAAGAAGCTGAGACCTGAAGTTGTTTCCTTTACACATAATGAGACTTCGACCGGTGTGGTTAACGACATGAAAGCAGTCTGTGCTCTCATTCGCCAATATGGTGCACTTCCTCTGGTCGACGGGGTCTCCATCTTCGGTGGTGCCGATCTTGACCTCGCCAATTCCGGTGCCTCTATGTATTCAACGGCAACGCAGAAGTCGTTGGCTCTGTCAGCCGGATTCGGCATTGGTTTCATCAGTCGGGAAGCCGAGGAAAAAGCTGCGCGGGTGATCAATAAAGGGCATGCAACGGATATTCTCAAGCAGTTGGACAAAGCCCGTTTGAACCAGACCTTGACCACACCAAATACGACTCTGGTAAACCAGATGTATGTCCAGCTTGAGCATATTGTGTTGGAGGAAGGTATTCAGAACAGGTTTGACCGTCACCTTGAAATGCGTTCCATGGTCGAACAATGGGTGAATGCCCTTGAAGGATTTGACATGTTTGCGCCTGAAGGGTTTCGCTCGCCCACGGTTTCGGCTGTTGTTTGTCCTGCCGGAGTCACGCCGGTTCAGCTCAAAATGGTCGTCAAGGAAGCGCTTCGGCAGTCTGGGTATCTCATGGATCCCGGATATGGGAAGCTCAACAAAGCATTGGAAGAAGCCGGGCGTCGTCAGGTCTTTAGGATAGGACACATGGGGGACATCACACCTGAGATGCTTGACGAGTATCTGAATGTTCTTGAACTGGAATTGAAGAAATTGTAG
- a CDS encoding methyl-accepting chemotaxis protein, producing the protein MLQGLKLKTKLLAGIGIVLVLLLLVVGIYQFAMTVSVSSFKALVKEELAIESHAFNVEKNIFECRRYEKDFLIGKDKKALASFQEHLGEALKSADEIARLAEQVGARDLVNKSVAIRGAADTYQKAFLDLVAAWERRGLDYNSGLQGAFRGLVRDAEAVFVTHQVQDLYLDLLLMRRWEKDYIRSGGTAYRAKMAETMKSFKNGLDARKEKGAELQKVEVAFEKYSNSFARFAASGADGDYEEVRQAANEIESPLMRLFVPDVKGLLLMVRRSEKDYLLRGDEKYVAATYANLDHLIGAFKTSEAAPEYVQRAIRMGEAYKQSFADLVAEDSRIAKSDERMRSAVETIMPVVGAIAEQAGEQALSKVGSTEKEANALGLTAMSIGIMALVFGIVIALLIVRSVLGQLGTDPLVLVDITRQIARGKLGVKFIGQPSSHSVYGAMQTMVTHLIQTVGHVVDSVSQVASGSEELAASSVQVAQGATEQAQNVADVSDHVKTMAESIDINSKNAEETESIAGKASNDALEGGKAVDATVSAMRDIAEKISIIEEIARQTNLLALNAAIEAARAGEQGKGFAVVAAEVRKLAERSGKAASEISELSSSSVAVAEKAGTMLSQMVPDIQKTSELVQEISAASSEQENSVGFISDGVKGLDKIVQSNASVSEELASTAEELSAQAQTMQMAVNYFDLSGCEDRMNRQEQGHAMPPRALPAGEHDEDSFGEEFDRF; encoded by the coding sequence ATGCTGCAAGGCCTCAAGCTGAAAACGAAATTGCTGGCAGGCATCGGTATTGTTCTCGTTCTTTTGCTTCTTGTCGTTGGTATATATCAATTTGCCATGACTGTTTCGGTTTCCAGTTTCAAGGCGCTGGTCAAAGAGGAACTCGCAATTGAATCCCATGCATTTAACGTGGAAAAGAATATCTTCGAGTGCCGGCGGTATGAAAAGGATTTTCTGATCGGGAAGGACAAGAAAGCGCTTGCCTCATTTCAGGAGCATTTGGGCGAAGCTTTGAAAAGTGCTGACGAAATTGCCCGCCTTGCAGAGCAGGTGGGGGCTCGTGATCTTGTCAATAAATCCGTTGCCATCAGAGGGGCGGCAGATACCTACCAAAAGGCTTTTCTTGATCTGGTCGCAGCCTGGGAAAGGCGGGGGCTTGATTATAATTCGGGCCTGCAAGGGGCTTTCAGGGGGCTTGTCCGAGATGCTGAAGCTGTTTTCGTGACGCACCAAGTACAGGATTTGTATCTTGATTTGCTTTTGATGCGTCGTTGGGAAAAGGATTACATCCGTTCTGGTGGTACAGCCTATCGGGCAAAAATGGCCGAAACCATGAAATCTTTCAAAAATGGACTTGATGCACGCAAGGAAAAGGGAGCTGAATTACAGAAAGTCGAAGTGGCTTTCGAGAAGTATTCCAATTCCTTTGCGCGGTTTGCCGCATCAGGGGCTGATGGAGATTATGAGGAGGTCAGACAGGCAGCCAATGAAATAGAATCTCCATTGATGCGACTCTTTGTTCCGGACGTCAAAGGTCTGCTGCTCATGGTTCGCCGTTCTGAAAAGGATTACTTGCTGCGAGGTGACGAAAAGTACGTAGCGGCAACCTATGCCAATCTGGATCATTTGATTGGTGCGTTCAAGACATCAGAAGCTGCTCCTGAATATGTTCAGAGGGCCATTCGTATGGGCGAGGCCTACAAGCAGTCTTTTGCCGATCTTGTGGCAGAGGATAGTCGCATAGCGAAAAGTGACGAAAGAATGCGTTCGGCAGTTGAAACAATTATGCCAGTGGTCGGGGCTATTGCCGAACAAGCAGGAGAGCAGGCCTTAAGTAAGGTTGGAAGCACTGAAAAAGAGGCGAATGCGTTGGGTCTCACTGCCATGAGCATTGGAATCATGGCACTTGTTTTCGGTATTGTCATCGCTTTGCTGATAGTGAGGAGCGTGCTGGGGCAACTGGGGACTGATCCCCTGGTTCTGGTGGACATCACACGGCAGATCGCTCGGGGCAAGCTTGGAGTGAAATTTATCGGGCAACCAAGTTCGCACTCTGTTTATGGGGCTATGCAGACTATGGTGACCCATCTGATCCAGACCGTCGGGCATGTGGTTGATTCTGTCAGCCAGGTGGCTTCAGGGAGTGAAGAGTTGGCGGCCTCGTCTGTTCAGGTGGCTCAAGGGGCAACTGAACAGGCGCAAAACGTGGCTGATGTCTCTGATCATGTGAAAACAATGGCTGAGAGTATTGATATCAATTCCAAAAATGCTGAAGAAACCGAATCTATCGCAGGCAAGGCCAGTAATGATGCACTGGAAGGTGGGAAAGCTGTTGATGCCACGGTCTCAGCCATGCGTGATATTGCTGAAAAAATATCTATCATTGAGGAAATCGCCCGGCAAACAAATCTTCTTGCTCTGAATGCGGCCATCGAAGCTGCTCGGGCCGGGGAGCAGGGTAAGGGCTTTGCGGTGGTGGCGGCCGAAGTTCGCAAGCTGGCCGAGCGAAGTGGTAAGGCTGCATCCGAAATCAGCGAGCTTTCTTCTTCCAGTGTGGCCGTCGCGGAAAAGGCCGGGACCATGCTGAGTCAGATGGTGCCGGACATCCAGAAAACTTCCGAGTTGGTGCAGGAGATATCTGCAGCAAGCAGTGAACAGGAGAACAGTGTCGGTTTTATCAGTGACGGTGTTAAGGGACTGGATAAGATTGTTCAGTCGAACGCCTCTGTTTCCGAGGAACTTGCAAGTACGGCGGAGGAGTTGTCCGCCCAGGCTCAGACTATGCAGATGGCGGTCAACTATTTTGATCTATCGGGTTGTGAAGATCGAATGAATCGCCAGGAGCAGGGACATGCCATGCCTCCCCGTGCACTGCCTGCCGGGGAGCACGATGAAGATTCGTTCGGAGAGGAATTTGACAGATTCTGA
- a CDS encoding YqaE/Pmp3 family membrane protein, protein MELIRIIISVLIPPLGAFLKVGLSLQFLLNLILTLCGYFPGLVHVIWLLSRK, encoded by the coding sequence ATGGAACTCATTCGAATTATCATCTCAGTACTTATTCCTCCCTTGGGAGCATTTCTCAAAGTCGGCCTGAGTTTGCAATTTCTGCTCAACCTCATCCTGACTCTGTGCGGGTATTTTCCAGGTCTTGTGCATGTCATCTGGCTCCTGTCCAGAAAATAA